The Priestia megaterium NBRC 15308 = ATCC 14581 region TGGAGCGATTTCCATTAATTAATATTTATGAAATCTTTTTTCTCGCTGCAAACTAGTGTTACACACTATTTTTAGAAAGGGGGAAACACGATGCGCAAAACGATTATCTTACTTTTTATGTTCATGTCTATATTCACAGGATGGCACCACGTAACAGCTGAATCTTCAGCAGATCAAGAAAAAATACTTATTCAAAAGAGATTAGAGCTGTATAAACAAATGGAAGCCGCTACTACGATTCCTTGGTATTATTTTGCTGGGATTGACCAGTATGAACGAAATATTCGACGCTCTCATAAAGATATTCCAAGAGAAAAAGGCGCGATCGCCATTTATTATCCTCCAGAAAAATGGTCAGGTTCTCTAAATCCAAATTTGGAAGATACAAACCCACTTACTATTTCTCTGCTCGGGGGAATGGGCAAAGATGGGAATGGAGATAAAAAAGCAGACCAATTTAATGATGAAGATATGCTTTTTACAATGGCAGATTATATTCGGACGTTCGGGGTGTCCGAAGACTATATTAAAATTGCCCTTTGGAACTATTATCACCGGGCTAAAGCAGTTGATATTATTTTAGGGAATGCCAAAATTTTTCGCCATTATGGACGCATTGATTTAAAAGGTTCTTCATTTCCGGTGCCTCTGCGTGCGAACTACAGTTATCGCAGTACATGGGGAGATGCGCGCGGCTGGGGTGGCAAACGAATTCATGAAGGAACAGACATTTTTGCAGATTACGGAGTTCCAGTAAAATCCCCTTGCTATGGCATTATTGAGCTTAAA contains the following coding sequences:
- a CDS encoding M23 family metallopeptidase, which encodes MRKTIILLFMFMSIFTGWHHVTAESSADQEKILIQKRLELYKQMEAATTIPWYYFAGIDQYERNIRRSHKDIPREKGAIAIYYPPEKWSGSLNPNLEDTNPLTISLLGGMGKDGNGDKKADQFNDEDMLFTMADYIRTFGVSEDYIKIALWNYYHRAKAVDIILGNAKIFRHYGRIDLKGSSFPVPLRANYSYRSTWGDARGWGGKRIHEGTDIFADYGVPVKSPCYGIIELKGWNKYGGWRIGIRDLHNNYHYLAHLSGFAKNLKVGQIVEPGTLIGGVGSSGYGPPGTSGKFPPHLHYGMYKDNGKNEWSFDPYPQLRTWERNDRLELKKK